GAGACGGCCCTTAAGACCGCCCGCCGCTGGGGCGCCGAGGTGAAGGGCGTGGAGAACGGAAAGCAGGAGATAATCGTCTGCGAGAACAACTTCCACGGCCGCACGATCGCCATCGTCAGCTTCTCGACCGACCCTGACGCGCGTATCAACTACGGTCCCTACTGCGAGGGCTTCAAGATCATCAAATACGGCGACGCCAAGGCACTCGAAGAGGCGATCACGCCCAACACCGTAGCCTTCATGGCGGAGCCGATACAGGGCGAAGCCGGCATCATCACGCCTCCGAAAGGGTACCTCAAAGAGGTGCGTGATATCTGCACGAAGCACAACATTCTCTTCATCGCCGACGAGGTCCAGACGGGCTTTGCGCGTACCGGCAGGATGTTCGCCTGCAACTTTGAAGATGTCGAACCGGATATTTATATTCTCGGGAAAGCGCTCGGCGGCGGCGTGATGCCGATATCGGCGGTGGCCGCCAACAAAGACGTCCTCGGCGTATTCACCCCCGGGACCCACGGCTCCACCTTCGGCGGCAACCCGCTCGCCTGCGCCGTATCGATCAAGGCAATGGAGATACTTGTGAGAGACGATTACTCAAAGCAGGCAGAGGAGAAGGGCGACTACTTCATGCGGAGGCTTCGCGAGATAGACAACCCCGAGATCATCGACGTGCGCGGCTCAGGGCTCCTCATCGGCGTTGAGTTCTCGGTCCCAGCCGCTCCCTACGTCAAGAAACTTATCGCCAACGGCGTACTGGCGAAGGAGACCCACGAGCGCACGATCCGTTTCGCGCCGCCGATCGTCATCACTTACGAACAGATAGACAGGGCGATAGAGGGCATCAAAAAAGCCTTCGCGAAATAACGATATATCCGCCTTTGAGATAACGGCAAAGGACCTTCGGCAAAAGAAGGTCCTTTGTTTTGTCCTCGGCAGGTGCTAAAATTAACCGCAGATTATGATTATTGGTGGTGTGTTTATGGCAGTGGATCTGACACTTGGTTTTATCGGCACCGGCGGCATAACTTCTTTTCTTGTGCGCGGGCTTTGTTCCGCGCCGGAATTTACAGGGAGGGTCATTCTTTCGGTGCATAAAAACCGCGGGAAGGCGGAGGAGCTGAAAGAGCTTTTCCCGGAGCGGATAACGATATGCGAGTCCAACCAGGAGGTCGCCGATTCGTCCGACGTCGTCTTCATCGCGGTGCTTCCGCAGCAGCATGAGGCGGTCGCGGGAGCGGTGAAATTCAAACCCGAACACCGCGTCGTCCATATCACGGGCGGCGTCAAACTTGAAGATTCGCGCAGCCTCTACGCCCCCGCGGCGAGGGCGGTGCGGGCGATCCCCCTGCCCTTTGCCGCTATGAGGATGGGCCCCGTGCTCTTCTACGGTGATGACCCCGTCTGCCGCGAACTGCTGGCGATGCTCGGCTCGATCGTCGAGGTGCGGGCGGAGAGCGAGCTTGAGGTGCTTGGCCCGGTGACTGGCATGATGGTGCCGTATTACGCCCTGATCGCCGAATATGTGAAATGGGGGACGGCAAAGGGGCTTTTGTTCAAGACCGCGCTCGACTACGCCGGCTACATGAATGAGGCGCTGTCTTCATTTATGCGCACGCACTGCACGGAGGACGTCGAAACATTCCTGATCGACAATTCTACGCCGGGGGGAGTCAACGAACTCGGCCTGAAGCTGCTTCGCGAGGGCGACGCCTATTCTTCCTGGTCAAAGACGCTCGACGCGCTCTACGTCCGTTACAATTCAATGGGCAAAAACGGCGTGGCCGGCGATACGCGGTAGCGCCGCCGGATTTCCAAGAGGAGAGTTCATTTGTGTATAAATAAAGAGACCGTAGCTAAAAAAGGCGCCTTTGCCGCTGTTTTTCTCGGCACGCTGATGATCGTGCTCGCCATCGGAGCCGCCTATGTGAACAACAAGTTCAAGATGGAATGTGCCCAGATGGAGCAGCTCGTCGTCATCAAATCCAATAAAGTGAACGACGTCCTCTGCAAACTGCTGTACAAAACGCAGGTCCTCTCCGCGCTTGTGATACAGAACAACGGCGGGATAAGGGACTTCGAGAAAGTGGCCGCCACCATCGTAGACGACCCCGCGATCAGGAACGTCATCCTGGCCCCGGGCGGCGTCGTGAAAAAGGTCTATCCGCTCAAGGGCAATGAGGGCGTGATCGGCCTTGACTATTTTTCCGCAGGCAAGGGCAACATTGAGGCGCTGCAGGCTAAGAACGGGAAGCGCCTCGTACTCGGCGGCCCCTTTGACCTCGTGCAGGGGGGACAGGCCCTTGTCGGCAGGCTTCCAGTCTATACCGGCAGGGATAGCGTCGAGGAGAAGTTCTGGGGCCTCGTCTCCGTCACTCTTAACTACCCGGAGGCGCTGAACGGCGCGGAACTTGACCAGTTGAAGGCCCAGGGCTTTGCTTTCGAGATATGGCGGATAAACCCCGACGACGGAAAAAGGCAGGTCATCGCCCACAGCAGCTATCTGTACGACAAAGGCGCGAATTACGTTGAAAAACCGCTCACCATCCTCAACGCGGAGTGGTACTTCCGGCTCTCGCCGATAAGGCGCTTCTACCAGTACCCGGAGACGTGGATGTTCTTCTTCGCGGGGCTGCTCGTGAGCTGGCTTATCGCCTCCCTCGTGGGGCATAATCACGACCTTAAAAAGATCAAAGTGGAACTGGAAGAGCTGACGGGCATGGACCTTCTCACCGGCACGCTGAACCGCCGCGGGCTTTTCAAAGAGCTGGGCGCGCTCATGGGCGTGCCGGGCACCGAGTTTATCCTCTGCTACATCGACCTCGATAAATTTAAAGAAGTGAATGATTCCTACGGACACATGGTGGGGGACAGAGTCCTTAAACACGTCGCCGCCGTTATCGGCCGCCGTATTGACGCGGGCAGCATTTTTGCGCGGATCGGCGGCGATGAGTTCGTCCTGATCTTTAAGGATACCGACGACCGCGAAATGGTCAAAGCCTTCTTTGATAAGATCGCCGGTGAGCTGCTTGATTCATTAAATATAGCTCCCAACGGAGACAGGCTCGATATAACATTCAGCATGGGAATGGCGGCATATCCCTCGCAGGCAAAAGATATCGACGGATTGATAGGCGTCGCCGACCGCGCGATGTATAAAGATAAAAAACAGGGATAAAGGATAGCGCGCGGAGCGGCTCCGACGCTCATCTTGCGGCCGGTCCCGCGGGACCGGTTTCGTCCCTTTTCCGTCTCCTAGACGCGTGTCTCGACCGGAGTCAGCGCCTCGTTGGGGCAGAGCCCGTAACACAGGCCGCAGCCGGTACACCTTTCAAGCTCGATGCGTACACCGCCGCGCGAAAGCGTTATCGCCTGATAACCGGCGTCGCGGCAGCTGACGGCGCATTTGCCGCAGCAGCTGCATTTCATAATGTCCAGGTAGGGCTTAAATAGACGCCCCCTGTCTATGTCGGCGTGGTGGACGATGCTGCCCAGCGCCCTGCCGCGAAAGGCGTCTATATCCTTGAAGCCCATACGCTCCATATAGGCGGACAGTCCGTTGCAGAGCCCGCCGATAATGCCGTAGCCCTGCTCCATGACCGCGGAACATATTTGCAGGGTGGAGGCTCCGGCGAGGATGAACTCGGCGGCCTCGCGCCAGTCATAGATCCCGCCGCTGCCGGATACCGGTATCTTCACGGCACGCGCGATCTCCAGCACGGAACGCAGCGCGATCGGTTTTATCATATGCCCCGAAAGGCCGCCCGCGGTGCCGACGCCGCCGGCGTTCATGCGCGGGCGGAAAGTCTCAAGATCTATGCCGGGCATCGAGCTTATAGTATTGATGGCGCAGATCGCGTCGGCCCCGCACTCCTCCGAGAGCGCCGCGGCGTAGACGATGTCCGATAGCGCGGTGAGCTTCGTGATGAGCGGCAGCCTGGTCGCCTCTTTTACCCAGCCGATTATCTCCCTGATCTTCGCGGGATTGCCGCCGATGCTGACGCCGCTGCCGATCTCGCTGCACCCGTGGGGGCAGGAAAAATTGAGCTCTATCGCGTCTGCGCCCGCAAGCTCGCAGTCCGCCGCGGCGCGCTGCCACTTCTCCTTGATCGGCGCGTGTCCGTAGAGGATGCTTGCGATGACGGCGCGGTCAGGCCACCGTTTTTTCAAAAAAGAGATGTCTTCGCAGGATTCCTCGTTTGTCTTCTGAGAAGTCAGTTCGATATTCATATATCCGAAAACCACGTTTTTGAAAACGCCGCCGCTCCCGCGGATGGGGAAGATGCGCGGCGAGACGTCCCTTATCTCGCTGCCCTCCTCGCCCGTGTACTGTGTCAGCGTCTTGATCACCGCGCCGCCCCAGCCGGCCTGAAAGGCGCGGTCGATCATATCGCGGTCGCGCGCCGGCGGCGCGGAGGCGAGCATAAATGGATTTGGCATTTCTACTCCGAGGAAATTGGTGCGAAGATTCTCTCTCATGGATCAATCCTCCAGATCAGCTTGTCCGTTGCAACTGGCAAAACGTAATACATGTGATTATAGCGTACTCCGCCCGGAATGGGGAGATAAAAGGGGCCGCCGCGCGCGGGCTTTTGGTCTTCCCGGGTTAAACCCTTTGACGCCGCTGGATTCCCGACAGGGCCGTTGATGAACATACTAAGTTCGATAACGGAAATCAAAGATTTCCTATCTCACTTATCGGGAATGACGGGGCTCCTTTATCGTCTCCCCGCAAATCTTCTGTGCGGGGTCCAGAAAATACGGAGCAAATGGAAGACGGAGCTGGACGGATAAGCGCGCCGCGAGAAAAAACACACGCCAACGCCGCAGGGCAAACGCATCAACAGGTCAACAAAGGGTGAATTGGCGTTTATAAACGATTACGTGGAAAGATAAATAGCGATTTATACTTTAAAAGCCTCCCTCGCCGAGGGAGGTGGGCCGGCGCGCGATTTTGCGCCGGGTCGGAAGGAGTGTTGCGCTGTGTGGCGCATGTTTTCCGCGCCACACAGTGCCCGCGGCGCAAGCCGCGGAAGAGGCGAAAGATGATAGAATCAAGAGCGAAACAAAAATCAAGGTCAAGACTCCTCCACCCGCCTGCGGCGGGAGCCCCCTCGGAGAGGGAGCCAAAGGCCTTAGATAAACCCCAGTTTACCATTTACCTGACCTTTCTTGATGCGTTTGCACGCCGTTTGCCCGCCGACGCCGCAGGGCAAACGCATCAACATTCTGAGATTAACTTGATCATATAATCATTATCCCATCCAGCCTTAAGGCGTTTTCCCCTAAGGCTGGTTTTGCCGGATTTGTCTTGTTTCAGTAAATTAATTGCACAATGCCTGATGATTGCCATATTTGCGGCACTGTTTTTTTGTCTGTTGCGCATCGCGTCTTCGTTGAATATCACATCAAGAACCCAATGGAGACTGTTTTCGATACCCCAGTGTGAACGTACTGACCGTCCTATTTCTGCCGCGTCAGCCGGCAGACTGCTTATGTAGTATCTTCGTTCCACAGAACTCTGAGTGCCGGATTCTCTTGTGGATTCCACCATGATTATGCT
The window above is part of the Cloacibacillus evryensis DSM 19522 genome. Proteins encoded here:
- the rocD gene encoding ornithine--oxo-acid transaminase is translated as MLSTQQIIDKTNKLGAHNYHPKDVVIVEGEGVIVRDPEGREYFDMLSAYSALNFGHRHPEIVAAAKEQLDKVTLTSRAFHNAVLCDFYEKLCGLTGKEMILPMNTGAEAVETALKTARRWGAEVKGVENGKQEIIVCENNFHGRTIAIVSFSTDPDARINYGPYCEGFKIIKYGDAKALEEAITPNTVAFMAEPIQGEAGIITPPKGYLKEVRDICTKHNILFIADEVQTGFARTGRMFACNFEDVEPDIYILGKALGGGVMPISAVAANKDVLGVFTPGTHGSTFGGNPLACAVSIKAMEILVRDDYSKQAEEKGDYFMRRLREIDNPEIIDVRGSGLLIGVEFSVPAAPYVKKLIANGVLAKETHERTIRFAPPIVITYEQIDRAIEGIKKAFAK
- a CDS encoding NAD(P)-binding domain-containing protein, which codes for MAVDLTLGFIGTGGITSFLVRGLCSAPEFTGRVILSVHKNRGKAEELKELFPERITICESNQEVADSSDVVFIAVLPQQHEAVAGAVKFKPEHRVVHITGGVKLEDSRSLYAPAARAVRAIPLPFAAMRMGPVLFYGDDPVCRELLAMLGSIVEVRAESELEVLGPVTGMMVPYYALIAEYVKWGTAKGLLFKTALDYAGYMNEALSSFMRTHCTEDVETFLIDNSTPGGVNELGLKLLREGDAYSSWSKTLDALYVRYNSMGKNGVAGDTR
- a CDS encoding sensor domain-containing diguanylate cyclase gives rise to the protein MCINKETVAKKGAFAAVFLGTLMIVLAIGAAYVNNKFKMECAQMEQLVVIKSNKVNDVLCKLLYKTQVLSALVIQNNGGIRDFEKVAATIVDDPAIRNVILAPGGVVKKVYPLKGNEGVIGLDYFSAGKGNIEALQAKNGKRLVLGGPFDLVQGGQALVGRLPVYTGRDSVEEKFWGLVSVTLNYPEALNGAELDQLKAQGFAFEIWRINPDDGKRQVIAHSSYLYDKGANYVEKPLTILNAEWYFRLSPIRRFYQYPETWMFFFAGLLVSWLIASLVGHNHDLKKIKVELEELTGMDLLTGTLNRRGLFKELGALMGVPGTEFILCYIDLDKFKEVNDSYGHMVGDRVLKHVAAVIGRRIDAGSIFARIGGDEFVLIFKDTDDREMVKAFFDKIAGELLDSLNIAPNGDRLDITFSMGMAAYPSQAKDIDGLIGVADRAMYKDKKQG
- the preA gene encoding NAD-dependent dihydropyrimidine dehydrogenase subunit PreA; the encoded protein is MRENLRTNFLGVEMPNPFMLASAPPARDRDMIDRAFQAGWGGAVIKTLTQYTGEEGSEIRDVSPRIFPIRGSGGVFKNVVFGYMNIELTSQKTNEESCEDISFLKKRWPDRAVIASILYGHAPIKEKWQRAAADCELAGADAIELNFSCPHGCSEIGSGVSIGGNPAKIREIIGWVKEATRLPLITKLTALSDIVYAAALSEECGADAICAINTISSMPGIDLETFRPRMNAGGVGTAGGLSGHMIKPIALRSVLEIARAVKIPVSGSGGIYDWREAAEFILAGASTLQICSAVMEQGYGIIGGLCNGLSAYMERMGFKDIDAFRGRALGSIVHHADIDRGRLFKPYLDIMKCSCCGKCAVSCRDAGYQAITLSRGGVRIELERCTGCGLCYGLCPNEALTPVETRV